The Mucilaginibacter gracilis genomic interval AACGCTATCCGCTACGCTGCGGCAAATGGTGCGAAAGTAATAAACATGAGCTTTGGTAAACCATTTGCTACCGATAAAAAAGTAGTTGACGATGCTGTTAAATACGCTATCAGCAAAGATGTTTTGCTAATACACGCCGCCGGCAATGATAACGAAAACCTTGAACTGGAAAGCAACCACAATTACCCAAACCGCATTTATGCCGATAAAAGCGGCGTTGCAAGCAACTGGATAGAAGTTGGCGCGTCGGGCTTTAAAGACGACGAAACCTTGAAAGCAACATTCTCCAATTATGGTAAAACTATGGTTGATGTTTTTGCACCAGGCGTTCGCATTAATTCAACCACTCCAAAATCAACTTACGCAGTTTACGATGGCACCAGCATGGCGTCGCCCGTTGTGGCAGGGCTTGCAGCCTTAATACGGTCGTACTATCCAAAGCTAAAAGCCGGCCAGGTTAAAGAAATTATACTTAAATCGGTAGTAAAAGTTAATCACGATGTTGTTGTTATTGATGGAGAAAACCAAAACAAAGTGCCATTTACCGATCTGTGCGTTACCGGCGGCATCGTAAATGCTTATAACGCTTTAAAATTAGCAGCTACGTATTAAAGCAACTGTAATAATGGATTGAGAAGTAAATATTTTCAATTCAAAATACTGAGCCGTTAGCCTTAGGCGTGAAAATCTGATCTTTAAGAATGGATTTCCGCCGTAAGGCTAACGGCTTCTTCGTTTATAATATCTTCGGCGGGTATCCGGTTATGCCACCAGGTAGCTAAAGATGAGCCGTTAATATTCATGATAGGGCCAAACAACCCTGCCGCTAAGCCAATGGTTGATAGCCCGCCCATTAACAAAGCCAGGCCCGATGCAAGGCCTCCGTTTTGCATACCAACTTCTAATGATATGGTGCGGCAATCCTTCTCCTTAAAGCCCATTAGCCTGCCCAACCAATAACCTAGTGTAAAGCCCGCGGTGTTATGAATAAACACTGCAACTACCAATAGCAAACCAACCTGTAGCAAACTGTTGCGCCCGGCCGCAGTTATCACCATAATAATTAAAGCAATGCCCACCATTGATAAAACAGGCATAATGCTATCCAGCCATTTAACTTTCCCCCGGGCCACCCAATGGAAAATTAAACCGGCCACTATGGGTATAATAACAACCTTGGTGGTATCCCAGGCCATATCCAAAAAATGAACCTGTACCAATCTGCCAGCTAAAAGGCGCATTAACAAGGGTGTAAATAACGGTGCCAACAAAGTTGAAACTGTTGTTACGGCTATAGAAAGTGCCAAATTTGCCCTCGCCAGGTACGCCATTACGTTGGATGCCAGTCCGCTTGGGCAACATCCTACTAAAATTATTCCCGCAGCTATTTCTTTGGGGAAGTTAAACGCGTATGCCAACGTAAAGCCAATTAAGGGCATAATAGTGTAATGGCAAACCACACCAACAAAAATGGTTTTCGGAGTTTTAAAAACCATGCTTAATTCCTTTAAGCTTAATTCGCTGCCCATGCCAAACATAATAATCTGCAATAATGGTATAATCAGTTTGGTTAATTTAAAACCGCCAACGGCTACAAAATACTGCGGGTAATACATAGCCAGGCATACCCCCGCAATTACAAACAACGGAAAGGCAAAGCCTTTCAATTTAGCATCTTGCCTAAACACAACCGCCAGCGATGCTACCGACAGCATTAAAAACCACCCTTCAATTTGTTTCAATTGGTTTAACACCATAAAAACATAAACAACCAATAAAACTACTGGTATAAAATATAAGGCTTTGTTTGGCTTAGGGTTGGTCATTTTTAATTAATAGATGGTTTATGGCTATAAAATAATGCTTAAATATCAAAAATAAAAAGTGCTTAATGTTAAAAATGCAAGAAGATAGCAGTTTATAAACCCAACGCATTTTTAAGTTTCAAGGATAACTTAGCCACTACCAAATTATACGATTGCTGCGCATAAAACTCCCATTCTGTTTTAGTAAACCTGCTAACATCGTTAATATGCACCCATTTATACCTTGCCAGGTGCGGAGCCGGTTTAAAACCATCGCGCGAAGCTAACTCTTCAAACTCTTCGGGTGTAACTTTAAATGCCGCATTGGGTGGCACAGCATCCGGCGATGTTATCAAAAACATTTTGCCTCCCACATTAAAGCACAGGTATTCTTCCCACTTAATATCCTTAGTTACAGCCGGGAATTGATCGCAAATGGTTTCTATGTCTTCAATGGTCATAAAATTAAATAAATTACTTGCCATTGAAATTAAGTAAAAAGCACAAAAGCAGATGCATATCAGCTAAACTAAATTAAAATGCCCTGCCGATGCTTACTATTAACAAAGCATTCAGAAGGGCAATTTGATTTAGCTTTTTAAATATCGGCTTAGTTTTTAACAGGCTCGGCTTTTTTTGCTTTGGCAGCGTCGGCGTAAGCTTTATACATCTGTTTCCAGTTGCGGCCTTCGGTATTGGTAAAATAATCTTCAATTTTAGTTTTGTAAATTTTAAATATAACCGAAATCTGATCAACATTTTTATAATCAACCGCTTGCTCGCGGGCAGCTTTCAGGTTAGTTAAAATAAAGGCTTCTTCATCTTTATTAAGGTTAGGCACTATCGATTTATAACCATTCATAGTAAATGCCACCTTACCAATGGTGTATTTATCCAGCACCACGTCAACCTGTTCTTCCGTTAAATCCTTACGTAAGCCAGCCATTAGCGCTTCATGAACGCTTTTTGGTATGGTAGAATTAATAATAACCTGCCGCTCCAACTTACTGAATGTTTTGCCGGTAACGGGGTTTATTCCTTCGGGCACCAGCGTGTAATCATGACTATTATGCCAATCGCGCACTGCCTTTAAATGTGTTGCTATAGCCTGCTTTACACGGTTTGCCTTTGCTGCATCGGTAAGGTTAAGGGCTGCAACAAATGTATTGGCCTTATTAAGCGGGTCCGATTTATCAACCTTGGCAGGTTTTGCATCGGCACCGTCCTGTGCTTTGGTTATTTTAGGGCTCAAGCAAAATGCGGCCACGGTTATCAATAATACAATGATTTTCTTCATGTAA includes:
- a CDS encoding bile acid:sodium symporter family protein, which codes for MTNPKPNKALYFIPVVLLVVYVFMVLNQLKQIEGWFLMLSVASLAVVFRQDAKLKGFAFPLFVIAGVCLAMYYPQYFVAVGGFKLTKLIIPLLQIIMFGMGSELSLKELSMVFKTPKTIFVGVVCHYTIMPLIGFTLAYAFNFPKEIAAGIILVGCCPSGLASNVMAYLARANLALSIAVTTVSTLLAPLFTPLLMRLLAGRLVQVHFLDMAWDTTKVVIIPIVAGLIFHWVARGKVKWLDSIMPVLSMVGIALIIMVITAAGRNSLLQVGLLLVVAVFIHNTAGFTLGYWLGRLMGFKEKDCRTISLEVGMQNGGLASGLALLMGGLSTIGLAAGLFGPIMNINGSSLATWWHNRIPAEDIINEEAVSLTAEIHS
- a CDS encoding MmcQ/YjbR family DNA-binding protein is translated as MASNLFNFMTIEDIETICDQFPAVTKDIKWEEYLCFNVGGKMFLITSPDAVPPNAAFKVTPEEFEELASRDGFKPAPHLARYKWVHINDVSRFTKTEWEFYAQQSYNLVVAKLSLKLKNALGL
- a CDS encoding DUF3826 domain-containing protein; the encoded protein is MKKIIVLLITVAAFCLSPKITKAQDGADAKPAKVDKSDPLNKANTFVAALNLTDAAKANRVKQAIATHLKAVRDWHNSHDYTLVPEGINPVTGKTFSKLERQVIINSTIPKSVHEALMAGLRKDLTEEQVDVVLDKYTIGKVAFTMNGYKSIVPNLNKDEEAFILTNLKAAREQAVDYKNVDQISVIFKIYKTKIEDYFTNTEGRNWKQMYKAYADAAKAKKAEPVKN